A window of Castanea sativa cultivar Marrone di Chiusa Pesio chromosome 1, ASM4071231v1 contains these coding sequences:
- the LOC142626970 gene encoding uncharacterized protein LOC142626970, giving the protein MGIELEPWKMYFDEAINYNGSGIGVLLVSPKETHIPFSGRLNFPAINNAAEYEACIMGIQAALGLGVKELEVYGDLALIISQIQNKWKIKKENLTPYHECLQKLASKFSNI; this is encoded by the coding sequence ATGGGTATAGAGTTAGAAccatggaagatgtattttgatgAAGCAATTAATTATAATGGAAGTGGTATTGGAGTTCTCCTAGTTTCTCCAAAAGAGACACACATCCCATTCTCCGGTAGGCTCAACTTTCCTGCCATTAATAATGCCGCTGAATATGAAGCTTGCATTATGGGGATACAAGCGGCCTTAGGTCTTGGAGTGAAAGAGTTGGAAGTGTATGGTGATTTAGCTTTGATAATTTCTCAGATTCAGAACAAATGGAAgattaagaaagaaaatctaacaccttatcatgaatgtcttcaGAAGTTGGCATCGAAATTCAGTAATATCTAG
- the LOC142626972 gene encoding uncharacterized protein LOC142626972, producing the protein MTFIMDGPKEDEALSIAAKQKEEPAYCMSIEGDKEMNGEGEWYLDILQYLKDGTYLKTANKNDQMTIRRLSTIYIVCGERLYKRLYDGIHLLHVTPKEAQQIIEEVHESSYGPHMNAHMLSWKIMRQCHY; encoded by the coding sequence ATGACATTCATAATGGATGGGCCTAAGGAAGATGAAGCTCTGTCTATAGCGGCGAAACAGAAAGAAGAGCCGGCTTATTGTATGTCAATAGAAGGAGACAAAGAAATGAATGGGGAAGGTGAATGGTATTTAGACATCTTACAATACCTCAAGGATGGGACATACCTGAAGACTGCAAACAAGAACGACCAAATGACTATTAGAAGGTTGTCCACTATTTACATTGTTTGTGGTGAAAGGCTGTATAAAAGATTGTATGATGGAATTCATCTCCTTCATGTGACTCCCAAGGAAGCACAACAAATAATTGAGGAGGTCCATGAGTCAAGTTATGGGCCACATATGAATGCACACATGCTGTCATGGAAGATAATGAGACAGTGTCATTACTAG